Below is a window of Poecilia reticulata strain Guanapo linkage group LG8, Guppy_female_1.0+MT, whole genome shotgun sequence DNA.
AAGATGGCAGATTCTCCCTCAGCGTGTTGGACATGTAAATGCAACAcataattctttgttcacaaagataaatcattctcaccgctctCCACATGCTCCTCTAAAAGCGCAACTACGGGTTATATTGTAAAGTTTCAGAAGCAGTGCTCAGTGGATTTAAAGTTTGATTCCTACCTTgatcaaaaactctggaaataaacacaattcCTCACAGGGGATTGATGTACATAtacatacaggtcagcctgtgtccagtttgagtgaaaggaggcgcttACCTGCTTATAATACACTTATAATACACCGAAGGAAGCCGCGTGTGTCAAATCTCTGCAATTTTATCTTAATATTATTAAGACTTATGACACAATAATTCAAGATTTGTTTAAATTACTTACTCTTCATTTCAATGACAATATCTTTATACTTGTGTGTTAATGCATGTACATGACCACTTTACATTACAAACTCACCTGGcttttctgcagttcctcacAGCTGGGATAATCCTGAAACTGcctttaatttttgttgtgtatttcGTCAGGTCAAATTCCTCTATAGGTGTAGTTGACATTAGCATTAAGTCAGCCAAAGCTGAACACTGAACAGGGGTGAGCTCTGTTTCTGGRTATTGATTTGGATTCAGAAACTGCCTMACACTGTCATACAGGGAATCATCTTTCAGTTCAGCCAAACAGTGAACCAGGTTCATACATCTGTCTGGAGAGCAGTCMWWWARATCMATKTCTKYTAKRYWTGTCCTGATMKYYTCTRCAACTTCAGAGTGGTYCTCYGTTTGCTGAATGAGGCCTKGAAGCTGATTTTGAGTCGACTCTAAGGACATGCCAATGAGGAACCTAAGAAACATGTCCAGTTCTCCTGTCTTCCTCAAAGTTGAGTTAGCTATAGCAATTTCCATTAGCTCATCCAATGGCAGATCAACTGGGTGAACTTCCAAGATTGTCTTCAGCTCTTCCTCAGATCCTATCAGAAGGAAATCTTTGAGGCTTTGAGAATCGATTGTTTTACTTGCAAAGCTTCTGTACACAAAGAGAGCAGCAAAGTACTCCTGAATTGTCAAATGCACAAAGCAGTAAAGCTTCTTTGAGTGAAAGATACTCTCTTCTTTGAATATTGCAGTACACAGTCCACAGCAGACTCCAGCTTTCTCTATGTCAATGTCATAACTCTTCAGGTCATCTTTACTGAATATGATTTCTCCtttgttcagtttttcaaaTGCCATCCTGCCCAGTTTGAAGATGAACTCTTCATTCAATTTGAATAGTTCAATGATATCTAACTCGTTTTCCTTGCCTTCATTTGACCTGTTGTCCTCAGCAGCATCTTGTTTATCTTCTTGGCCATATTTCTTAGCAGCTGTCTTCATCTGAGTACAAAAGAAGTGTGTGTACATTTCCATTAGAGTTGTgggtatttttgtgtttttctctgggatgttgctattttttaaaaacaagtactCAAGAACCTCTGAGGCAATCCAACAGAAGATGGGTATGTGACACATGATAAATAAGCTTCGCGAGTTCTTAATATGATCAATTATCTTTTCAGCAACCATTTTGTTCTGAACTCTGTTCCTGAAGTACAGTATTTTCTGTGGATCATTGAAACCTCTGACTTCGGTCCATTGATAGATGTGTTCTTTGGGGATGCGCtgaatggctcctggtcttgaAGTTATCCAGACGAGTGCAGAGGGCAGAAGATGTTCCCTAATGAGATTGGTCACCAGGATGTCTAYGGATGATTCCTTTGTTGGGTCTGTCAATCTTTTMGTTKTTWGRAAGTTCAGTTTAAGCTGACTTTCATCTAGACcatcaaaaatgaacaaaaccttgtacttatcaaatattttattgactgCTGTGTTCTTGAGTTCAGGATGGAATTCTTTAACAAGAGTCTCAAGGCTGAACTCATCATCTTTGACCAAATTAAGCTCCCTGAATGGAATCATGAAGATGAAGTCCAGSTCTGGATTCGCTTTTCCGTCTGCCCAGTCAAGAATGAACTTTTTTACAGACACAGTTTTACCGATTCCAGCAATTCCTTTGGTCATCACTGCTCTAATGGCTCTCATTTCTGGTGTGCTTTGAAAGATATTGTTGCAGTGTATCTTAATTCCTTCTGTTGCTTGAGTTCTAAACTTGTCTTCAATTTGCCAAATCTCATGTTGCTTATTGACATGTTCATTTTCTCCTTGAACAATGTGAAGCTCTGTGTAGATTTGGTACAATGActtacttttattgttatctTCTCGCTCCCATTTACAATTTTTTCTCAAGGagtctttgttatttttgatgatatCTCTAATTATTTCATCATCTGTAGTAACAGAAAATATACAGTAAGTATTGGTTTTCTAATATAACTTTATCATACAAGTTTTTCACAAAGCATttgtatcaatcaatcaataaatcaacaaaagtttatttgtaaagaacatttcagcaacaaggtagttcaaactgtgttaaaaaattatttttgtaagtcaggtaaataatgaaactttTCCATTGTTCTAGCAATATGATTTGCCAAtgaaataatcttaaaattCCAATAACTAtctttatgaagaaaaaaaaactcatgagAAATTAAGACTTTTCTTACTTTGACATATTTCAGATTGAGTTTCTCTGAGGATTTCATAGAAAGCAGCTTTTGCCTTCACAGTATTCAGTGCTCCAAAGAGTTCTCTCATCTGATCCTGGCTCGTATTGGTGGTCCTGATTTGGTCGTACATCTCTTTATGGAGCATGTTCCTCTTGAGCAGCTGGTCAGCAATGGGCATCACTAAATAGATGCTCTGGATAAGCTCCGGTCTGTTGCTCCAAACCcagtttgcttctttttaaatgaagtcaaataaattaGACAGAGTAAAATCCACCATATATGCACAGAGTTATACACATAATTGTTACCTTACAAATATGTGTACATCAGTCTTTTGTTTTGACACAGAATAAATTCCATTAGACAAACCACTTAAGTAAATATTAAGTGCAGTTTGGAGATgagaatttttacttttcttaatttataaaacactaTCCATAAAAGCTTGGCCCTAGATGAAAAGTAATATGAGTGAGACTGAGGCTTCCGTACACTCTACACATACACTCTAACCCTGCATCGCTGCCACATCCCTGCTATTTAGAACTTGTGCCAGCGCATATTAAATCACCAAAACATTCCACCACCTAAAGATGTATAAATGAAAACCGTCTGtgctaaatattgttttagcTGTTTATTTAACAGAACATAGAGGCCTCTTAGAACTGCATAAATTGTGATACAAAACTGAAGTTGGCTTCATAATTAAGCTTCCAACTCGAGAAATGGCTAAAGAACGATTCCACTTGATTTTTTGCTACACTCAGTTTGTGTGTTTCAACGGTTACCAAATCTCATTAGGGAAAAATTTGACTGCATGGATCAAAACAAGTAGCTTACTCTCATATTAATAACGCAACCAAAAAACTAATTCAAGTCGAAAGGTTGTAGGAGTGGCCACAAATACAGAAAGTCGTTCGAGGAGCATAGGTAATTTCCATGTCTTCCAAAGAacaatttaacatttagatttaacaatacatttagaaataaaagtaaaacaagctgTAAGGTTATATcttaaaaaccagaaatatgAATACATTGAATCTGTGCCAAGAAACGTAAGAAATTcatgaaagctaaatattttccagttaCACTGACTACACAGAGACAAATGTCCCTGTATATCTTGATAAAATGCTACACTTTTagagaacactttaaaatgtgtttcaccaaacttttaaaagtgtATGGTctaccacacttttcaaattcatGGCCTGGCAGATATTTCTGCACATATGGTCTGGGAGGTATTTCTGCCTGACCTGATACATCACTGATATTGTCTATTCCTTATCATTCACTTCATTCCTACccaaaaaggacatttttcaaGTTATCTTTGTCTcacattaaaactgatttagaGATCTGAACCATTTAAGTAcaactaaaaagcaaaaacagaaccaATTTGTAAGGGAAATACGTTAAAATAGGACTGTAAGTATGTAATATTTTATCCATCTTAGAGCAGTAAACAAAGCATATtctatttagatttttacattCAACAACTGTCATCAGCAATAATTTCTTAAAGCTTTGCCTTCAACTTACTCTGTTCCTCTTCCGTGACTGACATAGGTTCAGATGAGCTAACACAAGACAAAAGAAATAGTTCAATATTAGAATTTCTTCCTGCTCCAAGTATCattgcatttgtttatttttgctaatcTTGTCTTATAAGTCAATAATCTCCTAAGACTTGCTTTTGAGTAAGTCATACAATCCTACCTTATTACTTCCGTAGTTGTCTTTTCCAAGTCACTTTTCGCACAATAGTTGCTGCTTTCAAGATAAACATCTTCTGCTTGTCTGCATGATGTTTCCTTCCCTGATGTCTTCTTCTCATCTTTCACCTCCTCCTGAAAAGATGTTTCTCTTTGCATGAGAGGGGAATCTTCTCCACTTATAACTGCATTAGATTCTTCATCTTTGGGCTGATCAGATGAATGAATTCCTTGTCCAGTGTCTGTACTCCTTCGGCGGGCAGAACACTTGTTCcccatgttttaatttcttgtatatcagctgtgaaaacatacatttaaaaacagacaaaaccaaGCAAACCAAAACAGTAAAATGCATAATtgtatgtattattatttatgttgcagGGTTTAGAAAACCTAATGTAGCTCATTAAAGTATACGTTTCACATGAAAGGGAAagcagttaatttttttatatcaaattgttgttgaaaaataaatatcataaattatataataatttaatggaaattttTAAGTAATGCCAGAAATGCAAATGTGACTGAATGcagttttattccatttttgtGATTTCTGAAAGAACTTTCACTCTGAGATATCTCTGCCAAACAAATCCTCAAGAGAACGTGtcacaaataaagaaacagatAAGAGTCAAAACTTACTTACCTTATTGTTGTTAAATGTCCTCATCAAAAATCAATATGATTTTTCAGTCTCTATGTCACATCAGAATACATTGAAATAGTAATTAGCCAACACACTAAGTAGTGTTAAATCGGTGGACCTGTACTCACACCTACAACATACTTccaatctgtgtgtgtgtgaacgtgAGACTGCAtgggtgtgggtgtgggtgtgcgtaggtgtgtgtgtgcgtgtgtgtgtagtgtgtgtgtgtagtgtgtGCGTGATTACATGGAAACCAAGATTGTTTTTCAGGTCTTAACAAGATCTCTTCCTACATGCTCTGCCAAAACCGGTTTTAACAAAACCTGTGTTGATGAGGACCTGAAAGAGAGCTCACATTAATCTGATCCCTACTCTAGCTTCTCGAGTCTTTCTGGATAGATTGTAAGattgtaaacaataaaacaatacagcTTTAAATGGTCATTGTCCGAACTTTAAGTTATTTGATTTGTTGTGTTAAgaacacagaaactaaacttgAGAATTTATCACTTATGATGCATTATTGGATTCACAAAAATATCACTATTGTGAGTGGCATAGGCCTTAATCATGACatccattaaaaataatatttcgtCGTACAGACTAACCTCTTGAGATTAATTGTGAAACTGTTATGAAAAGCAACTTATTCAGATGTAAGTGGGTGTCGGTATAGTTTTTACGGTGTACACAATCAAAAGACATTGGGTTGTTGATGccacaacatttaattaaagatcCGCAACACAAAATAGTTCAGTTAGTACAGTGTGTCTCAAACTGTGGTCCCGGGATCCCTGGTGGTCCGCTGCCACCCCCTAATGGTCTGCAAGGTACTGCACATAAACAACCATAGTTCTATTATATCACTAAAGGACAAAACTATAACAATACCAGGATAAGCTAGTTTATATTTCAACAACAGGTCACAACAAAGTGGAACACAAAGTTTCACAGAAGCCAAAAACAATTATGTCTGAACAGCTTAAACAGACATACAAAGATCTAATTCATTCCATATACCTTTATTTGATACAGTTGATTTCTTACTAAAGATTACTCAGGTAATTAACAAATTCtttatcattaatatttcacaataattaTGAGTTATATACAGAAACTACCAGGATGggtgtatttttttcagagctgGGAAACATTGAGTGACTTGGGAATCTAAGCAAGAATAATGCCAAAACAAAAGGtacaatcttaaaaaaaagacaatatcaGGAAAGTCGCATAAATCCATTTTTGTGTCCATCGGTTTAACTACCAGTAATAGAAAGTTTAACATTCTCACTTAAAGGGGAAGTAAGAGTTCGAGATGCAACTGTTTTTTCATAATAACACTTGTAATTTCCCACATGATCAGAGTTGACTTCAAGAAATCTGAGTGTGGAAGAGTTGGTGCTTGACGACTGGGTCTTAATGTTTTGATAAGAATCTGGTTGGTATTTCTGTAGAATGAACGACCCATTTAAAAACGGTGTTGAGATGGAACAAGTGATGGCAACAAGCTGACCCCAAGTAATCACACCAGCTGGATCCAAGGAGATGGTGGGTTGTGGAAGGActactgtaaaacaaaataaattgtacGCTTACTGTTATGCCCAACTCATCCAATCAAACAAtttcaataataatttatagtaaaaaaaatatataccttTTGAATATAGCTGAACAGGGTTGCTAATGTATGTGCTGAAGTTCTCATTAGCAACCCTTATGTGAAACTGACAATGATAGTTTCCCTCTTGCTCAAAACCAATTTGAGGGATGTAAAATGTTCCAGAGTCGCTGTTCGACTCTACGGTCTGACCAAAACCATCCGAGGTCCGATTGAAGATGAACGTTCCCCCTACTTATCCATCGGGGACCAAACAAGTGATGCTGACATTCTGACCAAAGCTAATGTCACTGAGGATTTATTGTGATCGTGGGTTTTATCAGGCCTGGGGAAAAATGTGTAGTACAAGAATTGCtttacagactgaaaacaagGATAGTAGATTTAACACTTACATCTTGCActatttaaatcagtttgtttggattggaaatttgttttaaattactaTGCTTACTTACCTGAACAGATGACACCTGCATCCTGACTGTGGCTGCAGCTGTATGCTTGAAATCCACTAAATGGACATTCAGTGAGGTACGTTTCCCTCCCTGTACAGCTCACATTATCAACCCAGATTTTATTCATTCCTTTTCCGAAGTAGGCAGAGTGAGGAGCAGCCAGCGCTGTACCACAACCCAACTGTCTGAAGACCACCTGGGCATCATTCATGTCCCAGCCATTATCGCACACCATTTCCCATGCATAACTGTAGTAAATTTCAACTCTTCCAGAGCACCGGGACGGCCCGATTAATTATACTGGGTGACCTGTCAGCCATAAATTCAAATGTAGATTATTAATAAATTCAGCTGAACAAAATGAGTTGAAAGTATTCTCATGACTAAATACTGAACCATGCATTTAGTTTCACCTGCACACCGAACACCAGAATATGTTCCAGAGCTGGTTACCACAGAACCACTTTGACATTCTGCTAGAGAACTTTCACTTCCAGAGCAAGTCATCTCATAAAGAGATGTTGGAGTTGGGGTTGTAGCTAATAGATTGATGATGCTGGACCACAACCCATCTGTCTGCaggccacattagcagcattcaTGTTGAAGTTATTATTATCAATCAGCCTCCAGGCGCCGCCATGAtatatttgaacatttccatTGCATGACCCATATGGTAGGATTTTATGATCTtaagaagaaaaagtgacatAAGAAAAATAGTGCTCATTTCacatacaacaaaaacatcagcagcagaatCTACAGCCATATTTTAGGATATTCTTTTTAGGATATCCATCTCGTGATCTTCCAAGGAAAATATAAACTGTTAAAGagtaagaaaaatacaatttgggACTATTACTAtaggaaatgtaaatattttggcTCAAAGTTGCTTGAAAATGCAACCACAACAACCTTGCTGTGCTTGTTTTCCCTAAACATCCCTTGGTGTTTGAATgtctcatcatcatcatgttttTAGAGTTACAGACAGTGGAAAGAATGTTTTAACAGGATTTCAACAAAGTCTgaaaattctaaaaaataaataaataaataaaaatactcccAAACTGAATTCTCCTGCTATATCATAGAATAATAGGAGGTAATTAATAAGAGCACAGCATTTCAAATTAATGATATGTTTATCTAAAAAATCTAACTTTCCTTACATGAACAAATGACACCAACATCCTCATAGTGTTCACAGTTGTGTGTTCCAAATCCCCGATGCGAACAAGTGGAAAGAGACGTTTCGCTTCCTGAACAGCTCACATCGTCCATCCAGATCGGTCCAGTGCCCGGACCAAAGTAGCCTGGTGGAGGAATATCTGACTGCTCTCCACAACCCAACTGTCTGCAAACAACTTGTGCCTCACTTCTGTCCCATCTATCGTCACAGACCGTTCCCCGGGCAACGTTGTGGTAGATTTCGACTCTTCCAGAGCAATACCCATCTGAACCAGCTAATCTGATCAAATCCTCTAAGTAAACGACAGAAATGTGAGTGTTAAGCAAAGAACAAACATGAGCTCAAACACACTGAAACAATTCAGTAGATGACACAAAAACTGCACTCACCTGCTCCAGTTATGGTTAAGAGTAAGAAAGTAGAGACtgagaaggggaaaaaataaatctagttACAGTAGCATGTGAGAGAAATATTAGTTAATAAAACTGTCGCAACACAtagctaaaaataaactatataAATTGAAATcatatctaaataaataatgtaattgATGGCaacaaagtaataaattaaGCTTTGATATGAAATGGTGAAACATTAGCACTTGCTGCTTTAGTCCATTTATTCTTTCCACTGAGCTCTCCATTAATATGCCTTGACACTTAATATGcttatgtttattaaaataaacataagcaTAACACTTAATATGCAACTCTATATGAGTTTAGGTATGAAATTACTAAAATACAGCAACTTTGTAATGGTCCTGAAGTTTCTCGAGAAGCATTCTCTAGGCTGTTGGTGAAGTTGTGACCTCTGACATCCACAGAAGtcaatattgtttaaaaaaaaacaaaaaacattgcttttttgATTTAAACCCCGAACCCCATAATTTCTAATGAAATATGTTCTTGTTGCAGTGAACTTTCACATTATATTCgtaatagaatagaatatattttaagcaaaattcCTCACTAATCCCtggtggaaaaataatatttgtacatttatgtaCCTAGTTTGCTGAAAATCCATTTCTTAACCGTAAACgagattaaaaaacatatttctttgtcAATTAGTAAGTcagtcttatgttttttgaactgTCTCACACTCCAACTACTGTTAATGCATTGAATTTAAACTTTACTTGCTATAAGaaacatataaaacacaatCATAAGAGTTTAAAGAGAATCCCTACTACTTCGTTTGCTCACCTAAAACCAGTCCAAATAGATTGTTAACCATCCTGTTGAATTtgcagaagctacaaacacttgATAGGATAACATAAAGGTAGATCAAATGTTAAATTGTCTGCTTGTCATCAGAGCAGCAGTCCACTTTATATACAAAATTTCCTTGGTACGAATGCATATGTAGGCAAAACAAGGCTGAATTTTATAAGACGAGTTCACAACTTCACAACACTATGGTTCTTGTAGCCTGTATTTAGAAACCCAAAAAAGGATCATATGAACATCTGATCATGTAAACTAATAAAGTGAAGGCACTAATAAAAGGAAGTTGTTTGCACCCACCAATAGACTTCTGAATAGAAAACACAGTTAACTGTGCAAcattcataaaatgaaaaaaacaaacagaaatatagatcttttttctgaaaatgtttataaatattGCCTCTCCATATTACATTaagtttctgctgtttgattgTAAGGGAGCTAATCCTGCAGATAGAACATTTGGCCCAACATGGTTACATCATCTTCTTACATGTAAATTTGTCCTGTTCTTGTCCTGGAATGAATGAGTGTTTTCATTGTATTTGAATAATCTAATATTTTCAGAGCCAGGAATGGCTGTTGGTTTTCTGCAGCATGGAGTCAGAAATCAAGCAACATAAAAAGAGAATACacacataaataatataaattaacaGCATAAATCCCAATTTTGTACAATGAGAGGAAAATTGGGACAATAATCACAGACATAATTTATGACAATTTCATAGTAGTTGATCCCTGACTTAGAGGAAATGTGTGGTAGTCGATAGGTTTTTTATAACTAAAGCCTTTGAGATGTGTCCAGTMGGAACAGTATGTCACACACAACAGTTTCTTCTTTCAGAYtttaaactgaaaaatgatcAACAGTSCTGAACAGTTGTGATTGTTTTAATCTCCATCATAGAACataaatgttggaaaatatttaaYttaactttttcaaataaaatcttWaaaaaaaaaaaggctttgatgAGAACATTGTTTCACCTTGACTGCAGAAAWCAGYTARGGTGCTATGTTTCAGATATGTTTGTGATGTGGAMCCCGGGAATAATAGTCTCTACCATGAAAGAGGCTAATGRGGAGCCTTAAATAAACTTAACTGTACACCRAAGGTATGgagcaaaggaaaacaaagYTTATGTGGAAACCTCACACAAAAATTAGACAAACATACAGATATAAACATTCATTTGGTCTGAATCAGACATCACAGTAAATTCTAGAGATCTCAGTACTTCACAAGACAATGGTGTATCAGGACAAGAAGGCCATCTGAAAGTGGGTGCCTGCCTAATTTARTCCTTATATGCAGAATATAAAATTGTAGCTGATCTGAGACTATAGATTGTCACAAGGCAGGGAGCAGAAAMagaaaaaaacagagaaaacatcatCAAGGAATCTTGATCTGCATGGATATTAAATCACATKGAGCCAGAGCATGTTTCCTGGTTACTGTTTAGTTAtcgtttattattttataaatgtaattttgggCGTAGAAGGAAACTTTAAAAGGCAGGCACACAGGTTTAAGCATTCATAAAAGACTTTAATAAAGAAGTATAGTTatgctgcaaaagaaaaaaaagcatcataaaACCCATATTTTTGCTTCTCCTCGCCCAGCTGATCAGGGATTTGATGTTTGCTGCAATGTTCTTTTAGTCATTTGATCTTCTCCATGTAGATTTTTAATACTGAAACATAAGTAAGTGCATGAATGTATCTATTTTGGCGTGAAACTTTGTTGCCTTTTGcacatttaacaaatgtttaaaattaagttgCAGGGGTTAGTTTAAGACCAACTCTGCAAACTCCCCTTTGCACTGGGACTACTGAAAGCccagtaaacattacattaagttgGAGTTTACTCTAAAGCTGCCAGGTACATGAATTCAACCAATGGAAATGTGGTATTACTGCTGCTGAAACCGATTCTAACTTCTTAGAAGACAAAAGGTCAGTAGAGGAAATATTAATGACATAGCGAAGAAGTTATTTGTAATGATTAGCCTCTCGAATATCACTAATGTATGCCCAGTTTATGAAAAGATCTCACTCAAACCCTGTCTCCACACACCGTGCTGAGATGAGATGTTTTGATTACGCatctaaaataataagaaaattatttttcttatgtaCGGCCAGGTAAAAACCAGTGCGGTACTATCAGAAATAGCTCATTCTGTTGTTTTGGCTTGTCCATgctgaccactagatggcagtacaGACTGCCTCTCACATGTGTTACAAAATCGGGTGAGAAGAACAAATTGTTAAGAGTTGCAATTATCTAACTCTGCTGTATGTACAGCCTCTAATGTATGCTGCCGTTTTAAAGAATAAAGTGAGATAAGTTTTTCTTAAGTCAAAGGTTTTAACATTTGGAATGCACAGGTTAAACAGGTTAATGAATAGACTACTGAAGCATTGTTTAGATATTTCACTGGCATTATGTCCTGGCTCTCTCtttttacaaaaaggaaaatttgactcacttttttcctccttttgttcTAACTGAATAACAGTGAATGAATGTGGTGATGGCAGTCAGATGGAATCAGCAGAAATCTATTGATGAATTGGGAAATTTTaagatatattattttcatattgtttaaaaatctcattatatcctgaaagtagaaaatgagagctaatctgtgaaaaaaatcaagtccCACTGCCTCTTTCCTGTGCCCCTAATagcatttagaaaaatacacaacTCCCAAACCAAAGCAACcagtcagagtcaggaggagtgTCTATGCTCTGACATTCATGATCCTGTACGCACAGCTCACTCCCGCACAGTGC
It encodes the following:
- the LOC103468609 gene encoding protein NLRC3-like; the encoded protein is MSVTEEEQKANWVWSNRPELIQSIYLVMPIADQLLKRNMLHKEMYDQIRTTNTSQDQMRELFGALNTVKAKAAFYEILRETQSEICQNDEIIRDIIKNNKDSLRKNCKWEREDNNKSKSLYQIYTELHIVQGENEHVNKQHEIWQIEDKFRTQATEGIKIHCNNIFQSTPEMRAIRAVMTKGIAGIGKTVSVKKFILDWADGKANPXLDFIFMIPFRELNLVKDDEFSLETLVKEFHPELKNTAVNKIFDKYKVLFIFDGLDESQLKLNFXXTKRLTDPTKESSXDILVTNLIREHLLPSALVWITSRPGAIQRIPKEHIYQWTEVRGFNDPQKILYFRNRVQNKMVAEKIIDHIKNSRSLFIMCHIPIFCWIASEVLEYLFLKNSNIPEKNTKIPTTLMEMYTHFFCTQMKTAAKKYGKENELDIIELFKLNEEFIFKLGRMAFEKLNKGEIIFSKDDLKSYDIDIEKAGVCCGLCTAIFKEESIFHSKKLYCFVHLTIQEYFAALFVYRSFASKTIDSQSLKDFLLIGSEEELKTILEVHPVDLPLDELMEIAIANSTLRKTGELDMFLRFLIGMSLESTQNQLXGLIQQTEBHSEVXEXIRTXJXXXDXXDCSPDRCMNLVHCLAELKDDSLYDSVRQFLNPNQYPETELTPVQCSALADLMLMSTTPIEEFDLTKYTTKIKGSFRIIPAVRNCRKARISGVYLNSALCEVISSALRSPQSPLTELDLTKNRLGGNAFEIFIEGLKNAECKLEVFSLSLSATGLSEESPRNLASALKPMISNLRELELSENILMDSLLTVIADALRCRKLEKLRLNQNSNITEICKEMATSFSSHSSNLQELELSYTNFKDSEMEILSAGLMSDSCKLETLRISHNKLTAEGCETLASALSSRPSPLRELDLSYNDLHDAGVMKLCKALVKPNCTLEKLRLSFCKVKEDGCYSLASALMSDHCCLRELDLSFNHLTDHGAKMLSEKQRDPHCRLECLNVDHNEEFWVNLKLLRQYACDLTLDTNTAGAAIMLTKNNKMASYCDEELSYPDHPDRFGISQVLCIEGLTGRHYWEAECYMSSDIDVGVAYKSIPRQGDCSSEISLAGNEKAWSWNTTGCFYHNNYCQTFLKSDTCSIGIYLDWPAGVLSFFDVSRDAVTHLYTVHTTFTEPLHPGFGLTSGSVCIKEK